In Colwellia sp. PAMC 20917, a single genomic region encodes these proteins:
- a CDS encoding ParA family protein produces MVVWTVANQKGGVGKTTTTISLGGLLAEQGYKVLLVDTDPHASLSYYFGIESEDLELSVYDLFVQVSTKEQIMQSLCPTKYDNIDILPATMGLATLDRSLGNKGGMGLVLKKAIIKIADEYDYVLIDCPPILGVLMVNALAASQRIIVPVQTEFLALKGLDRMMKTMDIMQVEQDKPFKYTIVPTMFDKRTKASLLTYRKLQELYDDSVWAGVIPVDTNFRNASYAMQVPSDYAPLTRGVSAYKKLLSSLLELQKLG; encoded by the coding sequence TTGGTAGTATGGACCGTAGCAAATCAAAAAGGTGGCGTTGGTAAAACCACAACAACAATCTCCTTAGGTGGCTTATTAGCTGAGCAGGGCTATAAAGTGTTGTTGGTAGATACTGATCCCCATGCTTCTTTGAGTTATTATTTTGGTATCGAATCTGAAGATCTTGAGTTAAGTGTTTACGATTTATTTGTTCAAGTTTCAACCAAAGAACAAATAATGCAAAGTTTATGTCCAACGAAATATGACAATATAGATATACTCCCGGCAACTATGGGCTTAGCTACTTTAGACCGTTCACTCGGTAATAAAGGTGGTATGGGCTTAGTGTTGAAAAAAGCGATAATAAAAATAGCCGATGAATATGATTATGTCTTAATCGATTGTCCACCGATTTTAGGTGTGCTGATGGTGAATGCTTTGGCGGCATCGCAACGTATTATTGTGCCAGTGCAGACTGAGTTCTTGGCCTTGAAAGGGCTAGACCGCATGATGAAAACAATGGATATTATGCAAGTTGAGCAAGATAAGCCGTTTAAATATACCATAGTGCCGACCATGTTTGATAAACGGACTAAGGCATCATTACTGACCTATAGAAAGTTACAAGAGTTATACGATGATAGTGTTTGGGCCGGTGTTATACCGGTAGATACTAATTTTAGAAATGCCAGTTATGCAATGCAGGTACCTTCAGATTACGCACCGTTAACACGTGGTGTTAGTGCATATAAAAAACTACTAAGCAGTTTATTAGAACTGCAAAAATTAGGTTAA
- a CDS encoding flagellar motor protein MotB, producing the protein MNHLRKRRHSVENDNVDRWLVSYADYMTLLFALFVVLYAMAMVDEEPYETATESIGKVFQANNKLPKNRGHGDDILDVNSSKTNKRLFGNGILDVAGPELFDGEKTLSNVSDSQVGTNLTSLEKELHTALYELIESGYAQLQIDGDWLEIELNSGMLFPSGSSSATNNATTILAVIYDVIGSSSNFIRIRGYTDNQPINTEIFSSNWELSVFRATAILRVLEDLSLDPARMAIEGYGQYYPREDNKTAQGRAQNRRVVIAISKYGLEKSNLLATPTISIKDVEAIKQIDNGDDEDNEIRIIRLDNGGIRITTREDDNPSSEQNNN; encoded by the coding sequence ATGAACCACTTAAGGAAACGTCGACATTCAGTCGAAAATGATAATGTCGACAGATGGTTAGTTTCATACGCCGATTATATGACCTTGCTCTTTGCGTTATTTGTTGTTTTATATGCAATGGCAATGGTTGATGAAGAGCCCTATGAAACCGCGACAGAATCGATAGGTAAAGTTTTTCAAGCCAATAATAAATTACCTAAAAATCGGGGGCATGGTGACGATATCCTCGATGTTAACAGCTCAAAAACTAATAAGCGCTTGTTTGGTAATGGTATTTTAGATGTCGCTGGCCCTGAACTTTTTGACGGAGAGAAAACACTTTCTAATGTTTCTGACAGTCAAGTAGGCACCAATCTAACGTCACTAGAAAAAGAATTACATACCGCCTTGTATGAATTAATCGAATCAGGTTATGCGCAACTGCAGATTGATGGCGATTGGTTAGAAATAGAATTAAACAGTGGTATGCTTTTCCCTAGCGGCTCATCATCAGCAACCAACAACGCTACAACAATACTTGCGGTTATTTATGATGTAATTGGTTCATCCAGCAATTTTATTCGTATAAGAGGCTATACTGATAACCAACCGATTAATACTGAGATATTTTCTTCAAATTGGGAATTATCAGTTTTTAGAGCAACCGCTATTTTACGAGTGCTTGAAGACTTATCCCTTGATCCTGCTCGTATGGCTATTGAGGGGTATGGGCAATATTATCCACGAGAAGACAATAAAACAGCACAAGGCCGCGCGCAAAACCGTCGTGTTGTTATCGCTATATCAAAATATGGTTTAGAAAAGTCAAATTTACTTGCGACCCCTACCATCAGCATTAAAGACGTCGAAGCCATAAAGCAGATAGATAATGGTGATGATGAGGATAATGAAATACGTATCATAAGACTTGATAACGGTGGCATTAGAATTACAACACGAGAAGATGATAACCCCTCTTCTGAGCAGAACAATAATTAG
- a CDS encoding flagellar motor protein, which translates to MDKLTIAGLFVAITAIYLGFILDGGSLAALFELPAFIIVFGGTLGAVMLQSSSAQFFHALSLLKWIFYPPKYDIDQGIDSIVSWSEKARESGYLSLENIAEEEQDFYTNKALNLLVDGIEVDNLRVSLELDLDLYREHNLRSAHVFESMGGYSPTIGILGAVLGLIHAMSNLTDPTLLGQGIATAFIATIYGVGFANLIYLPVANKIKAIIHQQTMYREMIAEGLISIALAENPHAIENKLSAFRLEQ; encoded by the coding sequence ATGGATAAGTTAACCATTGCCGGGCTTTTTGTCGCAATTACGGCCATATATTTAGGTTTTATTCTTGACGGAGGCTCCCTTGCTGCGTTATTTGAGTTACCTGCCTTTATCATTGTCTTTGGCGGTACTTTAGGGGCTGTAATGTTACAGTCATCTTCAGCGCAATTTTTTCATGCGTTGTCTTTATTAAAGTGGATATTTTATCCCCCTAAGTATGATATTGACCAAGGTATTGATTCGATAGTTTCTTGGTCTGAAAAAGCACGAGAATCTGGATATTTATCACTGGAAAATATTGCCGAAGAAGAACAAGATTTTTATACCAATAAAGCGCTTAACTTATTAGTTGATGGTATAGAAGTAGACAACTTGCGGGTCTCTTTAGAATTAGATTTAGATCTTTATCGCGAGCATAATTTGCGCTCTGCTCATGTTTTTGAATCTATGGGCGGTTACAGTCCTACCATAGGTATTTTAGGAGCGGTACTTGGCCTCATTCATGCGATGAGTAATCTTACCGATCCAACCTTACTTGGACAAGGCATTGCAACGGCTTTTATTGCGACTATTTACGGCGTTGGTTTTGCCAATTTAATTTACCTACCGGTTGCTAATAAAATAAAGGCTATTATTCACCAGCAAACGATGTACCGAGAAATGATTGCTGAAGGCCTTATTTCTATTGCATTAGCAGAAAATCCACATGCCATTGAAAATAAGTTGTCGGCCTTTCGGTTAGAGCAATGA
- a CDS encoding chemotaxis protein CheA, translating into MSFEQDEEILQDFLIEAGEILETLSEQLVELENDPDNAELLNAIFRGFHTVKGGAGFLALHNLVDVCHGAENIFDLLRTNQRSVSASLMDVILQALDVVNEMFVQVQNGEKLDKADAQLLAELHRLSQPEGKEQAPAPVAVEAVATHESESSSSDEMSEDEFERLLDELHGGGSASTPAPAPAATATSSDSNDISDDEFESLLDELHGQGAFSPEVAANNSSKPSSSNSSSSDEISDDDFEALLDELHGQGQAPKLSVTPAPSAPTPTPVAQTPAAKPAPLAPAAKPVAKAPVPEKAPAKAMQGETTVRVDTKRLDQIMNMVGELVLVRNRLTSLGLTKEDEDLTKAVSNLDAVTTDLQGAVMKTRMQPIKKVFGRFPRVVRDLARSLDKEIKLVLKGEETDLDKNLVEALADPLVHLVRNSVDHGIEMPDKREALGKPREGVVVLSASQEGDHILLTIKDDGAGMDAEKLKEIAITRGVLDADSAARMTDKEAFSLIFAPGFSTKTEISEVSGRGVGMDVVKTKITQLNGTVSIDSEMGVGTILEIKVPLTLAILPTLMVIVGKQTFALPLAGVNEIFHLDLTTTNVVDGQLTIIVRKKAIPLFYLDKWLVRDFVEKPREKGHVVIVQLGNQQIGFVVDSLIGQEEVVIKPLDRLLHGTPGMAGATITSDGGIALILDVPNMLKFYAKKSVVNKKLRS; encoded by the coding sequence ATGTCATTTGAGCAAGATGAAGAGATTCTTCAGGATTTTTTAATAGAAGCTGGAGAAATACTTGAAACGCTTTCGGAACAACTCGTAGAACTTGAAAACGACCCCGATAATGCCGAATTATTAAATGCTATTTTTAGAGGTTTTCACACCGTTAAAGGTGGGGCCGGATTTTTAGCATTACATAATTTAGTTGACGTATGTCATGGCGCGGAAAATATTTTCGATCTGTTACGTACCAACCAACGTAGTGTTAGTGCCAGCTTAATGGATGTTATTTTACAAGCGCTTGATGTTGTAAATGAAATGTTTGTACAAGTTCAAAACGGCGAGAAACTTGATAAAGCGGATGCTCAATTACTTGCAGAATTGCATCGTTTAAGCCAACCAGAAGGCAAAGAGCAAGCGCCTGCGCCAGTCGCTGTTGAAGCAGTCGCTACTCATGAAAGCGAAAGTTCTTCTAGCGATGAAATGTCAGAAGATGAATTTGAACGGCTTCTCGACGAACTCCATGGTGGTGGCTCAGCTTCTACGCCAGCTCCAGCTCCTGCAGCAACAGCAACGTCTTCAGACAGCAATGATATTTCAGATGACGAATTTGAATCCTTACTTGATGAACTTCACGGTCAAGGGGCTTTTTCGCCTGAAGTCGCTGCTAATAATTCAAGTAAGCCATCTTCATCGAATAGCAGTTCATCAGATGAAATAAGTGACGATGACTTTGAAGCTTTATTAGACGAATTACATGGTCAAGGTCAAGCGCCGAAATTATCTGTTACTCCAGCACCTAGCGCACCAACACCAACTCCTGTTGCTCAAACACCAGCCGCGAAGCCAGCACCTTTAGCGCCTGCAGCTAAACCTGTCGCTAAAGCGCCAGTGCCAGAAAAAGCACCCGCTAAAGCAATGCAGGGTGAAACGACTGTTAGGGTTGACACTAAACGTCTTGATCAAATTATGAATATGGTTGGTGAGCTTGTCTTAGTGAGAAATCGCTTAACAAGTTTGGGTTTAACCAAAGAGGACGAAGACTTAACGAAAGCTGTTTCTAACCTTGATGCGGTAACGACTGATTTGCAAGGCGCGGTAATGAAAACCCGTATGCAGCCAATCAAGAAAGTCTTTGGACGATTTCCTCGAGTTGTTCGAGATTTAGCGCGCAGTTTAGATAAAGAAATTAAATTAGTCCTTAAAGGTGAAGAAACCGATCTGGATAAAAATCTTGTTGAGGCACTCGCTGATCCATTAGTGCATTTAGTGAGAAACTCTGTAGATCACGGTATAGAAATGCCTGATAAGCGTGAAGCCTTGGGGAAACCAAGAGAAGGTGTCGTGGTACTTTCTGCTTCTCAAGAGGGTGACCATATATTATTAACCATCAAAGATGATGGTGCTGGCATGGATGCAGAAAAGCTCAAAGAAATTGCGATTACTCGTGGTGTTCTTGACGCTGACTCTGCTGCTAGAATGACAGATAAAGAAGCCTTTAGTTTAATTTTTGCTCCAGGGTTCTCTACCAAGACTGAGATTTCAGAAGTTTCAGGCCGTGGTGTTGGCATGGATGTAGTCAAGACTAAAATTACCCAGTTAAACGGTACGGTAAGTATAGATTCTGAAATGGGCGTAGGTACAATCTTAGAGATTAAAGTACCGTTAACGTTAGCTATTTTACCGACATTAATGGTTATCGTCGGTAAGCAAACGTTTGCTTTACCACTTGCTGGCGTTAATGAAATATTTCATCTTGATTTAACCACGACCAACGTTGTTGATGGACAATTAACCATTATTGTTCGTAAAAAGGCGATTCCACTCTTTTACTTAGATAAGTGGTTAGTTCGTGATTTTGTTGAAAAGCCAAGAGAAAAAGGTCATGTGGTCATTGTTCAATTGGGCAATCAGCAAATTGGCTTTGTGGTCGACAGTCTAATTGGACAAGAAGAGGTGGTGATAAAGCCACTCGACCGTCTATTACACGGCACACCAGGTATGGCCGGCGCAACAATTACCAGCGATGGTGGTATAGCGTTAATTCTCGATGTGCCTAATATGCTGAAATTTTACGCAAAAAAATCTGTTGTTAATAAAAAATTACGCTCTTAA
- a CDS encoding protein phosphatase CheZ — protein sequence MSANTNVHVSLEEAKLLVEYLESGQQDKADELIAEIQNPINSELFAEIGKLTRQLHDSLNNFQLDSRLNDLATADIPDAQERLNYVITRTEEAANKTMDAVESIFPVVDTIQKQIKAVNPLWHKLMHNKLELTEFKSLCVDIDLLLKTTDRESVRMHDLMTDVLMAQDFQDLTGQVIRKVIDLVREVEDSLIGMLTAFGITTDSNAERSKPKVGDNLVEGPIVNAAQRDDVVADQDDVDDLLSSLGF from the coding sequence ATGAGTGCGAATACAAATGTGCATGTTTCTTTGGAAGAAGCAAAGCTACTGGTCGAATATTTAGAAAGTGGTCAACAAGATAAGGCAGATGAATTAATTGCTGAAATTCAAAATCCAATTAATTCTGAGTTGTTTGCTGAAATAGGCAAGCTGACTCGCCAACTACATGACTCATTAAATAATTTTCAATTAGATTCTCGGTTAAATGATTTAGCGACAGCAGATATCCCCGATGCTCAAGAACGTCTAAACTACGTTATAACGCGAACGGAAGAAGCCGCTAATAAAACCATGGATGCTGTTGAATCTATTTTTCCCGTTGTGGATACGATACAAAAGCAAATAAAGGCTGTTAATCCGTTATGGCACAAATTAATGCATAACAAATTGGAATTAACCGAATTTAAAAGTTTATGTGTTGATATAGATTTATTATTAAAAACGACAGATAGAGAATCAGTGCGTATGCATGATTTAATGACTGATGTTTTGATGGCGCAAGATTTTCAAGATTTAACCGGACAAGTTATTCGTAAAGTTATTGATCTAGTTCGTGAAGTAGAGGATAGCTTGATTGGTATGCTAACCGCTTTTGGTATTACGACAGATAGTAATGCAGAGCGAAGTAAACCTAAAGTAGGTGATAACTTAGTTGAAGGCCCGATCGTTAATGCAGCACAACGTGATGATGTTGTCGCTGACCAAGATGATGTAGATGACCTTTTATCAAGTTTAGGATTTTAA
- the cheY gene encoding chemotaxis response regulator CheY — protein sequence MDKNMKVLVVDDFSTMRRIVKNLLRDLGFTNISEADDGSTALPMLKEGSFDFVVTDWNMPGMQGIDLLKAIRADAKLSHIPVLLITAEAKKEQIVMAAQAGVNGYIVKPFTAATLNAKLDKIFERLG from the coding sequence TTGGATAAAAATATGAAAGTTCTTGTTGTTGATGATTTTTCAACGATGAGACGTATCGTCAAAAACTTGTTACGAGATTTAGGTTTCACTAACATTTCAGAAGCAGATGATGGTAGCACTGCTTTACCGATGTTAAAAGAAGGCTCTTTTGACTTTGTTGTAACTGATTGGAATATGCCAGGTATGCAAGGTATTGATTTGCTCAAAGCCATCCGTGCCGATGCAAAATTATCACATATCCCAGTATTGCTGATCACTGCTGAAGCAAAGAAAGAACAAATTGTGATGGCGGCTCAAGCCGGTGTTAATGGCTATATTGTAAAACCATTTACCGCAGCGACGTTAAACGCCAAGTTAGATAAAATATTTGAACGCTTAGGTTAA
- a CDS encoding RNA polymerase sigma factor FliA, giving the protein MVKPNAYSIQTDKSAIISQHTVLVKRIAYHLLARLPASVQVDDLIQSGMIGLLEASNNFDHGKGASFETFAGIRIRGAMLDEIRRGDWTPRSVHKNSRMVSEAIKLLEASLGRDVTDIEVAEKLDISLNDYHHILSEVSTGKIIGIEDLSTGADAISNMEDVNNNDPYDNFEKIVFKKSLTACISTLPEREALVLSLYYDEELNLREIGQVLDVSESRVSQIHSQAMHRLKGRMQSWQS; this is encoded by the coding sequence GTGGTAAAACCAAATGCTTACAGTATTCAAACTGATAAATCTGCTATAATTTCGCAGCATACAGTTTTAGTGAAAAGAATCGCTTATCACCTATTAGCAAGGTTGCCTGCGAGTGTGCAGGTTGATGACCTTATTCAGTCAGGCATGATAGGCCTGCTTGAAGCGTCTAATAATTTTGATCACGGCAAAGGTGCAAGTTTTGAAACCTTTGCTGGTATCCGTATCCGTGGTGCTATGCTTGATGAAATACGCCGTGGTGACTGGACTCCCCGCTCTGTTCATAAAAATAGCCGCATGGTCAGTGAAGCGATAAAATTGCTTGAAGCAAGTTTAGGTCGTGATGTAACTGATATTGAAGTTGCTGAAAAACTTGATATTTCGTTAAATGACTACCATCATATTCTAAGTGAGGTCAGTACCGGTAAAATAATTGGTATTGAAGACTTAAGTACGGGGGCCGATGCTATATCGAATATGGAAGATGTGAATAATAACGATCCCTATGATAATTTTGAAAAAATAGTTTTTAAAAAATCGTTAACAGCATGCATTTCCACTTTACCCGAACGCGAAGCTCTAGTACTGTCACTATATTATGACGAAGAATTAAACCTTCGAGAAATTGGTCAAGTGCTTGATGTAAGTGAGTCGCGTGTTAGCCAAATTCACAGTCAAGCGATGCATAGGTTAAAAGGACGTATGCAATCTTGGCAAAGTTGA
- a CDS encoding MinD/ParA family protein, with product MNDQASGLRKMQNSAPVKVIAVSGGKGGVGKTNVSLNTAIALGQLGQRVLVLDADLGLANVDVMLGLRVKRNLSHVLSGECELDDIIIEGPAGINIIPATSGSQSMVDLTPAEHAGLIRAFSDMNTKFDVLIVDTAAGISDMVLSFCRASQDVMLVVCDEPTSITDCYALMKLLSRDHGVFKFKVVANMVRTPKEGQQLFSKLSKVTDRFLDVALELVAVIPFDENIRNSVRKQKAIVEAYPQSPAAVAFKSLAGNLIKWPVPKQASGHLEFFIEQLLEH from the coding sequence ATGAATGATCAAGCAAGTGGCTTAAGAAAAATGCAAAATTCAGCTCCGGTAAAAGTCATTGCTGTCTCTGGCGGTAAAGGCGGAGTAGGTAAAACTAACGTTTCGCTTAATACCGCTATTGCACTTGGACAATTAGGACAACGAGTTTTAGTTTTAGATGCCGATTTAGGCTTGGCTAATGTCGATGTTATGCTAGGTTTGCGGGTAAAACGTAACTTATCACATGTGCTTTCTGGCGAATGTGAATTAGACGATATAATTATTGAAGGTCCCGCTGGCATTAATATCATTCCTGCTACGTCAGGTTCACAATCTATGGTCGATTTAACGCCTGCTGAACATGCGGGTTTAATTCGCGCTTTTAGTGATATGAACACAAAGTTTGATGTACTTATTGTTGACACTGCAGCCGGTATTTCCGACATGGTACTAAGCTTTTGTCGTGCCTCACAAGATGTAATGTTAGTAGTCTGTGATGAACCTACCTCTATTACTGATTGCTACGCCTTAATGAAATTATTAAGTCGAGATCATGGCGTATTTAAATTTAAAGTTGTTGCCAACATGGTGAGAACGCCAAAAGAAGGACAGCAACTCTTTAGTAAGCTTTCTAAAGTTACCGATCGATTTTTAGATGTTGCACTTGAACTCGTTGCTGTCATTCCATTTGACGAAAATATAAGAAATTCCGTTAGAAAACAAAAAGCAATTGTTGAAGCTTATCCACAATCGCCTGCAGCAGTTGCTTTTAAATCTTTAGCAGGTAATTTAATTAAATGGCCGGTGCCTAAACAAGCATCAGGTCATTTAGAGTTTTTTATTGAACAATTGTTAGAACATTAA
- the flhF gene encoding flagellar biosynthesis protein FlhF — protein sequence MKIKRFVAKDMRSALTQIKDELGADAVIMSNKRVPEGVELMAAVDNNVEIKAAQPVMQNSPENNSTAQATSSFDRSIDNDVVNIRQNNPLTSPSVSHNSAAEDTRLPSDSLAALLSRQVQQAPANIGQGINQVQHDKIVQAAAKLTNPNNSAPVSTPTPSSNIEQQFKSFTDRLEQNSQEQGDEQSSDSYQQPVMNQAQSLATDGLPQQNVNNADLEKMKHEMSSIRELLEHQISGLMWQDMAQKDPARAMLVNRLMSLGMSEQVSDQIAGYIPAQKNDQDTWLLAKKFISQQINTTNNDIIHRGGVVSLVGPTGVGKTTTVAKLAARFAQIHGADQVVMISTDNYRIAGFEQLATYGRIIGCDVKLAGDAKTLDTLLQQFSKKKLILIDTAGMGQRDMRLAKHLTTLVSNARVRIRNYLVLAANTQQRVMQENVDRFKKVPLAGCIYTKLDESLSIGEIISTSIQNGLAIGYLTDGQRVPEDIKVANAEKLVTLADKMSAKNQINNPINWRTAPMSANTAVFP from the coding sequence TTGAAAATTAAACGTTTTGTAGCAAAAGATATGAGAAGTGCGCTGACACAAATCAAAGACGAGCTAGGTGCTGACGCTGTGATTATGTCAAATAAACGCGTACCTGAAGGCGTTGAACTAATGGCTGCGGTTGACAACAACGTAGAAATTAAGGCAGCACAACCCGTAATGCAAAATTCTCCTGAAAACAACTCAACAGCGCAAGCAACAAGCAGTTTTGACCGTTCGATTGACAATGATGTGGTCAATATTAGACAAAATAATCCTTTGACCAGTCCTAGTGTTTCGCACAACTCGGCAGCAGAAGATACTCGCTTACCTTCAGACAGTTTAGCGGCTTTATTAAGCCGTCAAGTTCAGCAAGCACCAGCAAATATTGGTCAAGGTATTAATCAAGTTCAGCATGATAAAATTGTCCAGGCAGCCGCTAAGCTAACTAATCCTAATAACTCAGCGCCAGTTTCAACACCAACACCGTCAAGTAATATTGAGCAGCAATTTAAAAGCTTCACCGACCGTTTAGAACAAAATAGCCAAGAACAAGGTGATGAACAATCAAGCGACTCATATCAACAGCCGGTGATGAACCAAGCACAGTCTTTAGCAACCGATGGGTTACCGCAACAAAATGTAAATAACGCCGACTTAGAGAAGATGAAACACGAAATGTCTTCTATTCGTGAATTATTAGAACATCAAATTTCGGGGTTAATGTGGCAGGATATGGCGCAAAAAGATCCCGCTCGTGCGATGTTGGTTAATCGACTAATGTCTTTGGGTATGAGCGAACAAGTTTCAGATCAAATTGCAGGCTATATTCCAGCACAAAAAAATGACCAAGATACTTGGTTATTAGCGAAGAAATTTATCAGCCAACAAATTAACACCACTAATAATGACATTATTCATCGTGGTGGTGTGGTTTCATTAGTGGGACCTACCGGCGTAGGTAAAACAACTACCGTCGCTAAACTCGCGGCGCGGTTTGCTCAGATTCATGGCGCAGACCAAGTGGTGATGATCTCAACAGATAACTACCGTATTGCTGGATTTGAACAATTAGCCACTTACGGCCGAATTATTGGTTGTGATGTAAAGCTTGCTGGTGATGCAAAAACCTTAGATACATTGTTGCAACAGTTCTCCAAAAAGAAACTGATACTTATTGATACTGCAGGTATGGGGCAACGTGATATGCGTTTAGCTAAACACCTAACTACTTTAGTTTCTAATGCAAGGGTCAGAATTCGCAACTATTTAGTGTTAGCTGCTAATACTCAACAACGAGTTATGCAAGAAAATGTTGATCGCTTTAAAAAAGTACCTTTAGCTGGCTGTATTTATACTAAACTTGATGAAAGCCTTAGCATAGGAGAAATAATTTCCACTTCGATTCAAAACGGTTTAGCGATAGGCTACTTAACGGATGGACAAAGAGTTCCGGAAGATATTAAAGTTGCAAATGCTGAAAAACTCGTTACGCTAGCAGATAAAATGAGTGCGAAAAATCAAATTAATAATCCAATAAATTGGCGAACAGCACCGATGAGTGCCAATACAGCTGTATTTCCATAA